TGCTGAAATGGAAAACAAAGTTACGTTTGAACAACCCAATGTAGTAGAAACACCACAAGATTTGATAGAAAAAGTCGCTATTCATGAGGCTCATACTATGTCAGATTCTGTCATAGATACTGAATTAACAAATGAAAATGTATCTGATATTAAGGAAAGTGTTACTGATTTGATAAAAGAAGCTGTTGATCAGGCATGCCATATTACAGAATCGCCAGTGGAAGTACAAGAACAAGTTTCTGAAGCGTCATCATTAGAAATAGGCTCCACATCTGTTTTGAAATCTCCTACAGAGTCGGATCATATTGTTACACCCGAAACTGTGGATGCGTTAGAAACTACTGCGAATCTGTTAGAAAATGTGACTGAAGTCGAACCAGTCACTCTTGCAGCAAGCAATATACATGAACAACAGATTGTTATTGAATCACCCACTATTTTACAATCAGTTGCAGAAATGGAAAAAGAAGTGACGTTCGAACAACCCGATGTTGTAGAATTACCACATGAATTGATAGAAAAAGTCACTGTACATGAGACTCCTACTATATCAGACGCTGTCATTGATACTGAACTAACAGATGAAAATATATCTGATATTAAGGAATATGTTACTGATTTCATACAAGAAGCTGTTGATCAGGCATGCCATATTACAGAATCACCAATGGAAGTACATGAACAAGTTTCTGAAGCGTCACCAGTAGAAATAGACTCTACATCCGTTTTGAAATCTCCTATAGAGTCGGAGCATATCGTTACACCCGAAACTGTGGATGCGTTAGAAACTACTGCGAATCTGTTAGAAAATGTGACTGAAGTCGAACCAGTCACTCTTGCAGCAAGCAATATAAATGAACAACAGATTGTTATTGAATCACCCACTATTTTACAATCAGTTGCAGAAATGGAAAAAGAAGTGACGTTCGAACAACCCGATGTTGTAGAATTACCACATGAATTGATAGAAAAAGTCACTGTACATGAGACTCCTACTATATCAGACGCTGTCATTGATACTGAACTAACAGATGAAAATATATCTAATATTAAGGAATATGTTACTGATTTCATACAAGAAGCTGTTGATCAGGAACGCCATATTACAGAATCACCAATGGAAGTACATGAACAAGTTTCTGAAGCGTCACCAGTAGAAATAGACTCTACATCCGTTTTGAAATCTCCTATAGAGTCGGAGCATATCGTTACACCCGAAACTGTGGATGTGTTAGAAACTACTGCGAATCTGTTAGAAAATGTGACTGAAGTCGAACCAGTCACTCTTGCAGCAAGCAATATACATGAACAACAGATTGTTATTGAATCACCCACTATTTTACAATCAGTTGTAGAAATGGAAAAAGAAGTGACGTTCGAACAACCTGTTGTTGAAGAATTACCACATGAATTGATAGAAAAAGTCACTGTACATGAGACTCCTACTATATCAGACGCTGTCATTGATACTGAACTAACAAATGAAAATATATCTGATATTAAGGAATGTGTTACTGATTTGATACAAGAAGCAGTCGAACAAGCAGGCCATATTATAGAATCACCAACAGTAGTACAAGAAAAAGTTTCTGAAGCGTCACCGGTAGAAATAGAATCCATATCTGTTTTGAAATCTAGTACAGAGTCGGAGCATGTTGTTACACCCGAAACTGTAGATGTGTTAGAAAGTACTGTAAGTTTGTTAGAAAATGTGACTGACGTCGAACCACTCACTCTTACAGCAAACAATATAAACGAGGAACAAATTATCATTGAATCACCGACTGTATTACAATCCACGACTGATATAGATAAAATGGGTGATATAGAAGCATCTAACGCCACAATAACGTCAATAAATACATTGGACAACGCGTCTGTTGTACTCGTAGAATCAGTATCTATTTTAGAGCCTACCGCTGAACAATTAGTGATAGATGCATCTATCCAGGCTACTGCAGTGGTCACAGAGGAAGGTTTTGATAAGCAACAAGCTGACAGTGATTCTTCAATTATTGTTCATGACAGCTCGAATTTAGATAAAGATAGCGCAGCTCCGGCGGAACCTAAGAAAGACAAATTTGAATCAGTAGCTTCACCACAAACGACAGATACTTTGAAAACCGCCGATTTTGAACAGGAATTAGATATACCAGTAGAAATTATTGAAATCCGGCCAGAAGAGGGTATCAAAAAACCAATTGGTAATATATTTCAAAAGTCAGCTTTgctaaaaattaacaaaaacgtCAATGTTGTATGTAAAAACAATCAGCTTATTTTGGTTTTGGAAACAAAAGGCACGTCAAGTTACAGGTGAAATAATtacctatatttaaattaatatttttataaaatcacatTTCCAAAGCCAaatgttaacattttaattatGTGGTAATAGTATCAAAATTCTAAATTAACACCAAAATGATgtataaattaacattttacaGGCACTATCGTAATTTGATGTACTCGTATTAACCAATAACAACGAAATACAATAATATGTTGACTGTATGTAGTTGCATATCTCATCaaagcaaaggaccaactttcgtgacggatcacgcgtaaactataagtgctagaaccaaagtgttaatgaatgatttgtagtaaatttattaaggattactcaCGCGCTTTTTCATCTTCATGTAttctaaaaaatgtatttttacatttaaaatatttgagcAATTTTGTTGCTGCAGTAATTAAAACCTATTAACTATATACCCGTATCTTTCATACTGTAAATTTACTGTAAAAAATCAAACTAAGTCATGTCCCTCAATTTATTAAACACTCGCTTTTGCTCGCggtttcactcgcgttagaaagagacaaaaggtagcctatgtcactctccatcctttcaactatatccacttaaaaaattacgtcaattcgtagctccgtt
This genomic stretch from Leguminivora glycinivorella isolate SPB_JAAS2020 chromosome Z, LegGlyc_1.1, whole genome shotgun sequence harbors:
- the LOC125241088 gene encoding mediator of DNA damage checkpoint protein 1-like, with the protein product MEQSATTLLDSENKATELRIEKNTISEPLTVELTTVPAMDTGDVIITETAILETSKEITDNIPLIENVNVTESTTADSAAIITEQTIVDTTIVLESLSDLEKNIVTEKTDVVEVSSDLNEIAINETPTHLGAQEPTMETAMDIDKAIVTETGAFALAHELLDITENRTVTAQAIVDTPTVLQSVSYLEKMDVTEITNTIEAIKDLNQSTGEETPTKAQLDLVEPITESTMHTDIQETAVLETTNDLVGDTSSKAVLNITESQIITEQVTVDTTTALKSVTDLDNIEVVQTTVSIDKSADSNQATATETLTSVVPEPSKETTIDTDKVNVTDKILALETTNELEDVSLKMHNIAENIEITDQTVIGETPTILESVDDMKKLEITETADIIEANIDLNHATIETPTMVLDVVEPSVETTMDTEKIILTETAALETTYDLVDGMSLIEKHNATVIDTPIITEQSIVDTPTAFESVTDLENMSVLETNPDAVKVTTDLAQATIIETSTMVDKVDEKVISDDELSNVKQTVTDLIQEAVEKALEVVETATDLQEITSALDTPILTDTDGKAEPVLAMSAPVLQSPLSTDEAVTEISEILAATTDLLENVDLVEYNNVTEETINKEQIIVESPTILQSAAEMENKVTFEQPNVVETPQDLIEKVAIHEAHTMSDSVIDTELTNENVSDIKESVTDLIKEAVDQACHITESPVEVQEQVSEASSLEIGSTSVLKSPTESDHIVTPETVDALETTANLLENVTEVEPVTLAASNIHEQQIVIESPTILQSVAEMEKEVTFEQPDVVELPHELIEKVTVHETPTISDAVIDTELTDENISDIKEYVTDFIQEAVDQACHITESPMEVHEQVSEASPVEIDSTSVLKSPIESEHIVTPETVDALETTANLLENVTEVEPVTLAASNINEQQIVIESPTILQSVAEMEKEVTFEQPDVVELPHELIEKVTVHETPTISDAVIDTELTDENISNIKEYVTDFIQEAVDQERHITESPMEVHEQVSEASPVEIDSTSVLKSPIESEHIVTPETVDVLETTANLLENVTEVEPVTLAASNIHEQQIVIESPTILQSVVEMEKEVTFEQPVVEELPHELIEKVTVHETPTISDAVIDTELTNENISDIKECVTDLIQEAVEQAGHIIESPTVVQEKVSEASPVEIESISVLKSSTESEHVVTPETVDVLESTVSLLENVTDVEPLTLTANNINEEQIIIESPTVLQSTTDIDKMGDIEASNATITSINTLDNASVVLVESVSILEPTAEQLVIDASIQATAVVTEEGFDKQQADSDSSIIVHDSSNLDKDSAAPAEPKKDKFESVASPQTTDTLKTADFEQELDIPVEIIEIRPEEGIKKPIETATLVQHIDELTSASIAETVEVLSKVIDVTELKSQ